The Nicotiana tomentosiformis chromosome 9, ASM39032v3, whole genome shotgun sequence genome contains the following window.
agccaaacaacccttctcggctATGTGTCAAGTTTTCAGAaaggagataacccgactagatgtactgatagacgaacccttccactccaatctaggaaactctagcatcgccaaggtaacagtcttggcatggaaatcaaggatggagtgatatggggacaaccaatccatgcccaggataacctcaaagtcggtcatatcaagcaatagaagatccgctctagttttataaccacagaaagtcatgATACAGGATCGATAGACCCGGtccacaacaacaaaatctaccactagagtggacacataaataggagtacccaaggactcacgaggaacacctaggaaatgagcaaacagagatgaaatatatgcatatatggaccctggatcaaatagtactgaagcatccctaccgtagttagaaataatacatgtgatcacggcatctgaggccactgcatctggtttgGCTGGAAAGGAATAGAACCTGATTGGAGCGCCAcatggctggcctccacctctaggaaggCCCCTAACCACCTCCCTCCGCCTTTGGGTGGTTGGACGACTggtgtggcagctggtgctgtaatcatagcccgCTGACCCTGCTACACTCCCTTGTCCCGAAGCTTGGGGCAGGACCTCCTCACATGACCacgatccccgcactcgaaacaacctctcggtacggtggactgctgacctgaaatctgaccctgatggcctctATAACCACTGGAGGGACCGTAAATAGCTGGTAGGCGgaatgaactctctggcatggcgctgaaataagTCCACACTAGAGCACCCTAAGGAGGCgacggtgctggatatgtgggcctgctagattGACCCCCCACAAACTGACCCCTGCCCCCAgccgaggcaccactgaactctccagaatataaAATATTCTTATCACTTGTCGCCTGCTCTCGGCTTCGCTGACGAACACCTTCGATCCTCCGATCTATCTCCATAACTAGcccataagaagtccccatctcaacctctcgggccatggtGGCCTGGATACCAGAGCAAAAACCGGCAACAAACCTGCTAGACGacatcggtaggaagtatcataagtgcatggcgagacaacttagagaacctcgcctcatagtcggtcactagCATCTGGCGCTActagagctgctcgaactgaaatcgcaactcttccctccgAGAGGGTGGAATGTATTTGTCTAAGAAGAAGCAtttgaactgatcccaagtcatgggaggagaacctgctggtctgccgagaagataagactgccaccatctacgagtcctgccctccagctgaaaggtggtaaaatccaccccgtgggactccaatattttcatgttgtgcagtctatccctgcactgatcaataaagtcctggcgGTCCTCATGcctctcacccccaaagacaggaggatgaagCCTGCTTCATCTGTCCAATAATTTTTGCGGATCGCCGGCCGTAGCAAATCTGGGCTCAGGTATGGCTGGTGCAACTGGATGAGCTCCGCCCATGGGTAGTTCACCCGGGGTTTTATATACAGTAcatgcatgccctggagcctgagcggtaggggtctgtgctccccctcctggCTGAAATGTTgctgggtccgctggaaataaacaaGCCTGAGTTATAGAATCCATGAACTATAGCATACTGCCCATGACCTCTTGGAATctcggtgcggacatgaaatctcCCGGGGCTGGCTCTGTTGCAGGCACCTCCCCTACTcatcaataataggatcctctactggatccactggtggagcaactggggCAACTTTGGGACATCCTCGTTCCttaccacgagctggagccctccctcggcctctgcctcgacctctagcatcTGGGGAGCAGTTCCTCCACGATCAAGAACCTCCGCCGCACGtattctcaccatatgtgagagaataagagaaagatacttagcacaacatcaactgcacgataggagatgaagaaagagtggttttaacaccctatagcctctcgaagataagtacggacgtcttcgcaccgatccgcaagactctattaggcatgctcataacttatgagacctacgtgaagctagtgctctaataccaagttgtcacgatcAAATTTCTCccataggctgtgatggcgcccaaagtcgccgctaggcaagccaatagtgaactgGCCATGTGAttactcttttaataagtttccaaataattaaatttcatttattaagagattaaggagtgaaaaatttaataaaataaaacgaaGGCAACTGAGTGGGCAAATATAGTGACATAAGTACTCCAAAaacataaagtctactagtatgtatgccaagacctggtgtcacaagtgtatgagcaactagtagaatatacaaaactctagctactgtctgaaataaagtaaacagaaaatagatacaaaagagagactctaggtgctacagaacggctcaggaagcagctcaccactaagcctcggggtaacgggggtTCACGCCAATATGACCgacagatgcacctacctcatttcctgcacgattagtgcagaagtatagcgtgagtacataaacaacatgtacccagtaagtatctagtctaactttgaaaaagtagtgacgaggggttgacttcgacacttactatgggctaacaataaaatacagaaattctaaataagcatgggttacaTACACAATAataaaaactcaataacaagcagtaAATACATAAATCTTTCACTAACCGTAAATTCCAGGTCAAATTCTGTCATTAATAATAACAACCTCTcgaatatcaagtataattaggttccgtgtattattacgcacgatttaggccgaggtcgtacgtcccgatccagaaaaatatgtacactgccgagggtcgagcggcatgaaccatagatgcatctattctactaccgaggcgttcggcccgctccacaagaagaaaggatactttatgaacatccgattcaaaaaatattacaaggctaatacacaaaggagcacaatttctattaatggTCATGTAACCCACCAAACCTCAAGtgagtgaaattcggtctttttcaattcctctatcaagttccaatataaatTTGGCACTTTAATTACCAAGTAGGGTGCAAGAATTACAAATATTTCATGacttgggtcctaaactacccggacacaaGCATAATTAGtggctacgcacgaactctcgtcacctcgtgcgtacgtagcccccacaagtaGAAGCAAACAGAAATTTAAagcacctatggggtaaattcccttttacaaggttaggcaagagacttacctcgactCAAAGATCACTTTCCggccacaaattcactctaaagatCCCACTTTGTGCCAAACAATGCacaactagccaaatgttatataaaataatcaatatacgctcaaGAGTTAATactttagctattagagtaattacccaacccacattggaagattcttaaaatttacccccggacccacgtgcccgtactccaaaaatattcgaagaaaattgttacccataacttcacgaactcaaatatataattttcactcagtCCCATAACCATTTTGGTggttaaattccatttttatcaaaacctaggtttttcatctaaacccaaaattcttataattttacatattaaaatctacccataatctatgtatttagctTACAttaggtaggaattacttaccttcaaagtGCTAGGCAAACatccctcttcaaagagctctatATTCGACCAACAAGTGAGAGAAATAAAGAAATAAGCCTAAGTCTAGACTTAAATGCAAACCTTCTGCCCAGTAGGGCTACTTATCGGGCGGATCGGGCGGTTATATACtattaacggtttggcttatcggttatcggcttttaaatatattaattcgctagccacccgataagatatcgggcggattggtatcggtttagctattatcgggcggtttatcggcctagttCAATCTGTATTACAGAGGACTATTTTGGTCCTTCATGTTACATCCTATTAGTTGTTATACCAAAATTGACACCTCTAAACACTAGAGAAATCTGCTAGTGCCCACTGACGCTGCTTTCAGTTCACTACAAATATTGGAGCAATGGATGTAATTGCACATGACGCACATACCATTTTCATAAAGATCACATCAATACTAATTTAATATGTAAAGATCTAGATAAAAAATATCTAAAGGCAAAGATGTAAAGATATTTAATTTACACATGCTTAAATCATTATTTGCTAGTACGTGATTAATCCATACACAGAAATAACAAAGAGTACAAAACTTTATACACATATTTACACATGCTTATTAATCACTAATTTACTATCCATATATAGTAACCACTTGAAATATTAACTGTTTTATAATAATGATGAATAAAGATTCTATTAACACTTAACACTTCCTAAAATGGCAAATAGCCAATTACACCTGGCAAAATGAGTCCAGAATACAACTAGAGATAAAATGGAAATTTAGACATAAAATCTATAACAATTGGAGACATCCACAAAATACAACTGCTGCAGCTAACGCCTTACAGAGCTTCAATTTctgcagcttcaaagttcaaacaacaacCTAAGAGTCTTTGGAATCACTCTGCAATGGTAGAACCATTTGCATTATTAATAGCATTCACGAAATAACAAATTGCTAACATCCAACAAACTAGCACTATATAACTCAGATGGTAGCAGGCTTGAAATATGACAGCTTGAGGGCACAAGACTTTACAAAATGAGATCAATGAGTTTGCAGATACATCTTAAAATTTGAGCTAATTAGTAGAATTATATAAACTGTTGATCTAAAAATTCATGTTTGTTGTTATTATATTAACATATTAATTAACATTGTATTACAATTCGAATTCTTACCGGATATATTAACACTACACGTCAATTATGGAAGGGTCTTTTCCATCGCTGGCTAAATTTGaagaaaacaaattaaaataatGAGTCGTGTGATAAATATAAGCATATACACAATACTTATATACAACAAATATAGTAACAATATTATTACCTTGTTCAAGCTGCTCGATTTTATCAATATCTTCCTCAACACTAACAGgttgttttaatttttcatttcgAAGCCAATCTTGAAGACACACTAGAGCTTGCACCAATTTAGGAGTtaatgaactcctaaatgaatcaagaagaTGCCCTCCCGTACTAAATGCACATTCGGATGCCACGCTTGAAACCGGAACTGCTAATACATCACGAGCCATCTCCGCAAGAACAGAAAATCTAGCTGAGTTCAATTTCCACCAGAGAAGAACATCAAATTCTTTAGTGTCATCCTCAGTTTCTTCACCAAAATATTTATCTAACTCTGTTTTAGTATCCACACCTCCACTCCCACTTTTTTTTTATATCTTGCATTAGTGATTCTAAAAGTCCTGTATTTTGGGTGCTTACTTGACTGTCAGAAAGCCCGGAAGTAGAAGTGTCCAATGAAGAACAATCTGAAGATGAAGCAAGCACGACACCTTTTGAGCTGGACTTCACATACTCACAAAATAATGAAGTCATGTATTTCTTCACTTCTACTTGTATAGTTGCCCCCGGATCTTCACCAAACATCTTTACAAGTGCATAACCAACTGATTCGAGCTTGTAACGTGGATCCAAAATACATGAGATGAAAATTATCTTGTTCATTTTCCCTGGATCATCCCAATACTTATTAAACTTTTCCTTCATCTTCTTTGCCATTTCACTTAAAACTGTATCTTCATTTGCTATCAATTGCTTCAAATAAACAGCAACCGCACAAATTTCAAGAAAATGAATATTCGATGTAACATAACGTGATCCAGATATTTTCAAAGTAAGAAGATAGAAGATTTCAAGAAACTTTGTAATTCTTTTTACATTCTCCCGATCACTACTCAAAAGTTCATGGAATTCCAACTTCAATATAAGAATGCTCAAGATAATGTCTTAGGCCAATTTTACTAGATGCATAATGTGAAAATGTACTTTCAAATTCAACAGCCCTACGCAACATCAAGTAGGTGAAATTCCACCTAGTTGGAACATCCAAGAACAAAGTTTTTTTACAATTGAGTTGTTCATCATCAAAACATTCTTGAAACCTCTTCAACATCGCAGGAGACTGCCTAACATATCTCACTGCATGCCTAACACGTTCAATAGACACTAATGATTCTTTTAAACCATCCTGGACCACAAGATTCATGATGTGAGTCATACATCTCATGTGAATGTGATTACTGTTCATCAAATTAGTTCCCATTTTTGTTAATTGCTTAGACAATTCTTTTACTATCACATCATTGGAGCTTGCATTATCAACTGTGACAGTGAAGATCTTATTTATCCCCCACTCACGTAAGCACCTACCAATACCATTTGCCATATCTTTGCCTTTATGACTAACAAtaggataaaaattaattattcttttaTGCATATTCCATTCACTATCAATCCAATGGGCAGTGATACACATATAATTGATTCTTTGTATAGAATTCCAGGTATCAGTGGTAATACATACTCTTTGTTTCGTTTCTATAAAAGACCTCTTCAACTTTTGCTTTTCTTCATTAAAAAGATCAAAACAATCCCTAGTTACAGTACTACAGGAAGGAATCCAAAAATAAGGTTGCGCCACTTTCATAAAGTCTCTAAAACCTTCTTTCTCAACAAAGCTGAAAGGAAGCTCATCAACTATTACCATACGACATAACGCCTTCCTACACTcttcttgatcaaatttccaaGTAACAACAGCTACGTCACCCTGACTACCCCCGGAACAGATTGAAAacctaaatttgatttttttttatcaacAATAGCAGGGCGTTTAGGACATTTAAACATATGAGAAAGAAGTGTCGACGTACCGTCCTTGGTCTTAAAATAATACTCAATAAAGCAATAGTCACATTTTGCTTTTGTACTCCCTTCGGAAGTAATAATTTCTGTAAAATGATCCCACACAATAgacctttttttccttttttggttatatttgactTTGTTGTTTCAGATTGGCTTATTGTATTTGAATTAGAAGTCCCACTTTCACCCATCATCTTATCACTTTGTATATTTTCAGCCATGCTATGAGTCACTataacaagaaaagaaaagaaaaggaatgaaAATAACCATTTCCTTAACAAATATTTAAACAAAAACTATTAAAATCGATCTCAAAACAGCACAAGGCAGAGAAGGCAACAGTTGGaatttcaacaagaaaagaaACTTACCATATGCTGCTCTGGGCTCTGGCTATGACGACAGGGAGAGGCGAGTTGGCGAGAGGGAGAGGCGAGATAGAGAGGCAAGTTAGCGAGAGGGAGACAGTGAGTCTGGTGCTCTGGCTGCTGGGTGTAATACTGAAATTAACACTTTTAGACGTTAGGGTTTCTATTTTCTAATGTCTCAAATCTTAATGCCTAATAGAGTGTTGGTAAAGAAGGGTACTGGACAAGTGGACAACTGTAAAGAAATACTTTTGCTTGTATAATGCCACGACCCCCGATAAGAAAGGGatttttattacttatttaatatacatattacatatatattcttaacgggttaacggttatccgttaagaaaattgaataatttgTTCCCAaatcgataagccgttaataaaaaaaatttaatccgTTCCacatccgttaaaccgttaacctgATACTAATAAGCCATTTttgcggttcggttttcggttttcgATTTcagttcggttttgaacacccctactgCCCAGCACCTGAGACCATGGTCAGGCTGCcccgtccgcacctgcggaccacttcatcgcagaagcgacttcaCTTCTGCGGAAATGCTTCGCTTCTGTGGAGCATGCTGACCCCTTCCCTTTCCACTTCTATGAGCAAGGTGTTGCATCTGTGGTGCCGCTTCTGAGGCCATTCCACCAcaggtgcgaacgcaccagatGACATGCACCGGCAGCTCTTCTCCAAATTCAAAACTTGATCCGCGTATTGTCTGAATAGtacctgaggccctcggggcTTTgcccaagcataccaacaagtttgtaaacataaaaggaactcgctcgcaccctcggaaTGCGAAAAgcaatattaaaactaagaatcgcaacccaaGACCAAtaaaatcaacttatgaacttgaaattcttccaacttactctgaacgcgccgaTTCATACtcaaactactcggaatgacaccaaattttgtgtgcaggTCTTAAAtaaccatacaaaactattcttAGGCTCAGAAtgccaaacggacctcgataacaccaaaactaactccaaactaaatttaaagaactttaaaaccttcaatgcgccaactttcaactttatgcgCCAAAATacttccgggtcatccaaaacccaatcctcCAGTTCACAAGAATGGCGTTCTACCACTGAGCTATAGGGGCTTGTGTTCCCTGttgttaaaaataaaaatttagaaaCATAAATCTAGAACAAATTAAATAGCATCAATATAGAAACCTCCTCCAAGAATCTCGTGTTCTCACTTATATACTCCAAACAACCTCTACAATAAATGCATTTTTATTTAGAGCAATTTACGCTATATACCTACTTAACACaaattaattacccatttttaccTACTCTCAAAATAGTTACACTATACATCTAGCCGACCAAAAATATTTACCTGTGTACTCATTTTTCTTATTCATTCTTCTATTGCAACTATGCAGTTTAAAGTTGCACTATACCTTTTCCCTATATTTGTCTTCTCCctttatttttcttcacttttggaAATTGGATTATCTCCATCCATATAATATCTGATCTATCCACCTTTTCTATCCTCTCTTTTTCATGTATTCCATAAAAACAAAGCTAGAAAGTAAATCTATAAAAAACTTAGGGTTTCAATAGCTTCTTCTCAAAATTCTCAATCTCATTGAGTTAGATAGATTTTGGCTTTCtctatatgaaattttcatatgtttGAAGATCAACCATTGCTTAGCTTGAAGCTCTTTAATATGAATTATTGACTTGAAGATTTTATTGTTTAATTCAAAGTGGGTGTGACAATATGTTATCTATAATACCTTTGGAAAGTTAATACTGAAATTTGGTTGCATTTGGAGCTCCATTGAGGTGATTATTTGAATTAAAATTTTGAAGACGTTCTTCCATTTTCGAGCTTGAAGCTTTTAATCTGAAGAAGAAACATAATTACTCAATAATATATCGTTACAGTATACAATATACTATAAAAGTATATTGATTTATTTTATAGTTTACTGCTACAAATAATTTAGCAGTACATACAATAAGAATAGTATACAATATACTACAATAGTTTATTATAATAGTATACAATATACTGCAATAATATATAATATGTTGCAACAGTATATCATTATAATTGGACCATTTTCtagattttcaaaattttcaggcCCTTTTCAAATTTTAAACGACGTTTTCATGGTGGAGATTTTGcagtaaattttttaaatttgggTTAAAGTTGAGTTGACTAGAGAAGAAGAATTTGTATTGTATACCAAAATGATATACTATATACTATTTTGGTATACagtttatgtaacgacccgaccggttgtattgcttcctaaataagactccatgtatatggttttactattttatgacttgcggggatggctaGTTCGGGATTTGTAAGGGTTCGGATTaaaatcgaaacacttagttccttaaggttggcaaaaagggcaaagtttgactttggtcaacgttttaagTAAACACCCTCGGAACCGTGATTTGATGGtcctaataggtttgtatgataattttggactaaAGCGTATATTctgatcgggttttggatgacccgggaacgtttcggcACTTAAGGTTGAAAGTTTgttattgaaggtttaaaagttctttaaatttgttttagagtaggttttggtgatatcgaggtccgtttgggattccgggcctgggaatagttttgtttggtgatttaagacttgcacgcaaaatttggtgtaagttggatgaacttgaagttcataagttgattcaatttggtttggggtgtaattcttagttttgatattgttttccgCATTctgagggtgcgagcgagtccgttttatgatttcaaacgtgttggcatgtttggacgaTTCACGGAGGTCGATTAGCCATGGGTGAATAGCTGAAGcacccagcttctggtgtaaccgcacctgcggagggccaaccgcaggtgcgagcgcaCAGAAGCAGCCCAACATGGCAGCCAGAAACCATAGATGCGAACATGGCCATCACAGATGCGCGACGTAGAAGCGGTCAAGGGACCGCATAAGCGAGACTTGTGCAGGTGCGACTCATCTGCTGTTGGAGCGGCCTCGCAGAAGCCACCCTTATTCCGAAGATGCGGACTTAGGCCAACTAAGGGAGGTATGCATCTGCGATGAACCTTCCGCAGAGGCAGCcaagggaccgcagatgcggaagtcttAGAGGTAGAATGGTCCATTTAATGCGTGACTTAGACgattttaactcattttctttcacctcttggggcgattttggaactcttggagaggggttttcacctagtacttggaggtaagtaaattctatcgaatttgaattaaatacatagattaagggtagattttaatatatcAATTAtggaaattatgggtttagatgaaaaatctaggtttcgATAacaatgggatttaaccacggaAATGGTTAGggaattgagtaaaaattatatatttgagtttgtgaggttatgggtaacaactttcttcaaatatttccggacacgtgggcccggagacgtattttaggaatctttcaattagggttgggtaatcactctaatagttagaatatgaactttagaacatgtattgattagtttatataacATTtcactagttttggattgttcggcaccgagttggggCTTTAGAGTAAAATTGTGATCGTAAAGTgagccttgagacgaggtaagtctcttgtcgaaccttgtaagagagaatttacccccaTAGgtgctttaaattaatttttgcttctaattgtgggggctgcgtacgcacgaggtaacgagagtccgttcgtagctacta
Protein-coding sequences here:
- the LOC138898923 gene encoding zinc finger BED domain-containing protein DAYSLEEPER-like codes for the protein MAKKMKEKFNKYWDDPGKMNKIIFISCILDPRYKLESVGYALVKMFGEDPGATIQVEVKKYMTSLFCEYVKSSSKGVVLASSSDCSSLDTSTSGLSDKLDKYFGEETEDDTKEFDVLLWWKLNSARFSVLAEMARDVLAVPVSSVASECAFSTGGHLLDSFRSSLTPKLVQALVCLQDWLRNEKLKQPVSVEEDIDKIEQLEQASDGKDPSIIDV